Sequence from the Maribellus comscasis genome:
TATCTTTTTTGTTTATCAAAAAATCGATACGCGCAACTCCACCACTGTTGAGAACCTTAAACGTTTGTTTTGCCAATTCCTGGATCTGTTTTGTAAGTTCCGGCGCAATTTGGGCAGGTATTTGGCGTTTGGCACTGCTCATTCCTTTTGAATTCCCTCCTTTGGTCGTGTATTTATCATTGTAGCTCAATATGTCGCCACTTTTTAAAGGTTCTTCACATACCGAAGCATTTTGTTTATCCGAATTTCCGATAACAGAACAATTGATTTCCTGAAGGTCTGATACAAGTTTTTCAACCAAAATCCGGTTTGAAAATTCGCCCGCCAACTCCACTGCACTTTCCAATTCTTCTTCATTTTTGGCTGTGGTTATTCCCACACTTGAACCTAAATTTGATGGTTTTACAATTAGAGGGTAAGCTAATTTGTTTATTTTTTTCAGAATTTCCTGTTTGTTGGTGTGCCATTCTTTATCGTAAAACCACAAATAGTCCACAACCGGCAATCCGCTTTCTTTTAAAATCATCTTCATCACAATTTTATCCATGCCGGTAGATGAGGATAATACATTGCTGCCTACATAGGGAATATTTTTCAACTCTAAAAAACCCTGAAGTGTCCCATCTTCTCCGTTTGAGCCATGGATAACGGGAAAAACAACATCAACAGAAGCTATTAATTTCAGGCTCCATAATGTTTTTTTGTATAAATTAAAATTATTGGAATGGGTATCAATAATAATTTCTGTACACTCTTTGTTTATTTTTTCTTCTGATTTGTATGTCTCAACTTCCAGCAAAACATCGCCCGTTAACCACTTTCCTGCTTTGTTAATATATATGGGTATTACGTTATATTTGTTTTTGTCGATAGCATTGATAGCCTGCAAAGCTGAAATCACAGAAATTTCATGTTCAACCGACCTGCCACCAAATACAACACCTATGTTTGTTTTCATTTTATTTTTTTTGTATTTAAGTTATTATTTATTTTTCGTACGTGTCGGGTAAATCATTTTCATATAATATTACATCACCCGATTTAACAAATTTACTTATATGCTGACTTGCCTCCGTAAAGTTCTGTGCAATGTAAATATTTTCTGTTTTATACCCCGTCTCAACCAATCCTTCATAAATAGGTTGCGTAATTTGTTTTCCCACCAAAACCACATAATCACAGGCATCCGAAATTTGTTTTCCAAAGATTCGATTGTAAAAATCTTGTTTGTCTGCAAGTTCAATCATTCCGGGTGTTATTATAATTTTTCTGGTTCCTTCAATATTTTTCAGAACATTTAAAGCCATTTTTGCACCTACCGGGTTGGAATTAAAAGCATCGTCAATAATTGTTATGCCGTTGTTATTCTTTTTTATTTCCATCCGGTGCTGAACAGGAACCATTTTTTTTATTGCGTAGGAAATATTTTCCAAATCAACTTTTAAATGTCCTGCTAAAATCACGGATGCAAGAATATTCGACAAATTATAATCGCCCAAAAGTTTTGTTTCAAACTCACCGATGTTGTCTGTTTTTTGCAGAATATTAAAAGCTGCTCCTTTTTTGCTGTATTTGATATTTGCGACACTGTAATCGGATTCTGTTGTTTGCGTGGAGTAATAAAGAGTTTTGCAATTATCTACTTTTTTGTTCCTGATGTACTCATAATCTGCATTTAAAATGCCTAATCCGTCGGGGGGTAATGAATCGATGAGCTCAAATTTTGTTTTTTGAACATTTTCAATTGTTTTAAAGGTTTCAAGGTGCTGCTCGCCTACGGCTGTAAGAATACCGTATTTTGGGTTGACCAAATCGCAAATTTCTTTGATATCGCCGATTTGTTTTGCTCCCATTTCCACAATAAAAACCTGGTGTGTTGGTTTTAGATATTCCCTTATAGTTCGGATAACTCCCATTGTTGTATTAAAGCTGCCGGGCGTCATCAAAACATTATATTTTTCTGACAAAATTCTGTGGAGAAAATGTTTTGTGCTTGTTTTTCCATAACTACCTGTTATCCCTATTATCAACAACTCCGGCATTTGTTTAAGAATGCGCTGTGCATCTTTATAATACCAGTTATTTATTTTCTTTTCAACAGGTTGCAGAATGATATTTGCAAAACCGATAATCAGAAAAGAGAAAACGATTATACCGCATCCGATTAACGCCGTTTTCTCTGAAACTCCTAAAAAAACAGCTGTAACAATAATTGGTGTGAGCGTTAAAATCCACAGAGCAACATAAAGTCGTTTTGCTCTTTTGGTATATACCAGCGGTTTCTTTTGTTTTTTTGAAAAATAGCTGTACGACAAAAACGAATACAGCACAATTACTGTAATAACTGTTGCATAATTGATTTTTGTAAAAAATACCAGGGCAATTATTATGCAAAATATGAGCTCGACAACTCTTTTTTGTTCAAATAAATATTTTCGCAGCCATCTGTAGTATCGTTTGTTTCTGTATGAATTTAATTGCATCATATGCAATTCGTATTGCAACTTGGCATGAATAAACGCAAATAGCGCTAAAAAGCTTACTATCACTACTATTTGTTCCATCAATGTTCCTTTTTTGCTGTAAGAAAATTGTTTACTATAATTAAAAACTCATTTAGTTTTTCTAAAAAGCTATAATGTCCGCTGTTTTTTAATACCACAAGGCCGGCATCGGGAATTAGTTTTTCCATAATTTTTGCATCGGATACTGATGTTTCTGTATCATTTTCTCCCCAAATTAATAAGGTTGGCGATTTCATTTTTGGCATCACGTGTTTTAAATCCTCGTTTACTACTTTTACTAAAATATCCCGGATTATTCCGTTTGCATTTTGATAATCGCTTGAACCGTTCTTTTTTCGGTAGTTTTCCAATATCGCATTTGCTTTTTGACTGCTAAATAACAAAAGAACTATTTTTTTAATTGTTTTATAGGTATAAACTTTAAAATAGTATTTTAGCTTTCGTTTGGGCTTTACGCCTGCGCTACCAACTAAAATTACCTTTTCGGTTTTATTTCTGGAAGAAAACAAAATTGAAACCCTGCCGCCAAAAGAATGACCAATCAAAATTGGATTTTTAATGTTTTCTGTTTTAATAAAAGACTCAATAAACTGCGTGTATTCCTCAACTCCCCATATTTCTTTTGGAGGATCGCTTTCTCCAAATCCGGGAAAATCGATAGAATAAACCTGAAATTTTTTTTCCAATTCATTTTGAACCCTTTCAAAGATTTTTAAATCGCAGCCCCAGCCATGCAGCAGCAATACAGTTGCACCTTCTCCCGTTTTTTTGAATCTGATATTTAATCCATTGATATTTTTGCTTTGTATCATCTTTTTGCAATTGTAATTTACAAAAGTAGCATTAGTCTTTCGATTTTACCTGTTCAGACGGGAGGATAATACTCCTTTTTTTTAACAACATCCGGTTTATTAGCCGGTTTGGTTTGTCTGCATATTTGGCGTATGTGCATTTATTTTTTAACATTCCGGCCGGACAGAAATTGCTCCGGGAAAAGATAAAAATGGCTCAAAATTCAGAGCATTTTAAATATTTGTGTCCTATTTGTTTAATTTTTTATATCGACCCAGGTTTCCTCTATTTCTTTCATAATTTTCGAGGATGTTCCCGCGATATTGTAAAACAAACGAA
This genomic interval carries:
- a CDS encoding D-alanine--D-alanine ligase family protein — protein: MKTNIGVVFGGRSVEHEISVISALQAINAIDKNKYNVIPIYINKAGKWLTGDVLLEVETYKSEEKINKECTEIIIDTHSNNFNLYKKTLWSLKLIASVDVVFPVIHGSNGEDGTLQGFLELKNIPYVGSNVLSSSTGMDKIVMKMILKESGLPVVDYLWFYDKEWHTNKQEILKKINKLAYPLIVKPSNLGSSVGITTAKNEEELESAVELAGEFSNRILVEKLVSDLQEINCSVIGNSDKQNASVCEEPLKSGDILSYNDKYTTKGGNSKGMSSAKRQIPAQIAPELTKQIQELAKQTFKVLNSGGVARIDFLINKKDNTVYVNEINSIPGSLSFYLWEASDMDFAMLTSELIELALKQNREKENYMVSYNQNIFSLNTNSLKLGKG
- a CDS encoding UDP-N-acetylmuramoyl-tripeptide--D-alanyl-D-alanine ligase gives rise to the protein MEQIVVIVSFLALFAFIHAKLQYELHMMQLNSYRNKRYYRWLRKYLFEQKRVVELIFCIIIALVFFTKINYATVITVIVLYSFLSYSYFSKKQKKPLVYTKRAKRLYVALWILTLTPIIVTAVFLGVSEKTALIGCGIIVFSFLIIGFANIILQPVEKKINNWYYKDAQRILKQMPELLIIGITGSYGKTSTKHFLHRILSEKYNVLMTPGSFNTTMGVIRTIREYLKPTHQVFIVEMGAKQIGDIKEICDLVNPKYGILTAVGEQHLETFKTIENVQKTKFELIDSLPPDGLGILNADYEYIRNKKVDNCKTLYYSTQTTESDYSVANIKYSKKGAAFNILQKTDNIGEFETKLLGDYNLSNILASVILAGHLKVDLENISYAIKKMVPVQHRMEIKKNNNGITIIDDAFNSNPVGAKMALNVLKNIEGTRKIIITPGMIELADKQDFYNRIFGKQISDACDYVVLVGKQITQPIYEGLVETGYKTENIYIAQNFTEASQHISKFVKSGDVILYENDLPDTYEK
- a CDS encoding alpha/beta fold hydrolase; translated protein: MIQSKNINGLNIRFKKTGEGATVLLLHGWGCDLKIFERVQNELEKKFQVYSIDFPGFGESDPPKEIWGVEEYTQFIESFIKTENIKNPILIGHSFGGRVSILFSSRNKTEKVILVGSAGVKPKRKLKYYFKVYTYKTIKKIVLLLFSSQKANAILENYRKKNGSSDYQNANGIIRDILVKVVNEDLKHVMPKMKSPTLLIWGENDTETSVSDAKIMEKLIPDAGLVVLKNSGHYSFLEKLNEFLIIVNNFLTAKKEH